In Rutidosis leptorrhynchoides isolate AG116_Rl617_1_P2 chromosome 2, CSIRO_AGI_Rlap_v1, whole genome shotgun sequence, one genomic interval encodes:
- the LOC139888786 gene encoding uncharacterized protein: MTVEEARDDDEVIMGTFLVNNCYATILFDSGTDRSYVSIEFYAIFTEKPQVLDIKHLVDLANGKVMKVVKVYKNCDLILANQLFTIDLLPVELGSFDVIVGMDWLTPLRAEVELEEKRIEDVPVVRDFPEVFSKELPGLPPQRQVEFQIDLTPGAAPIATQIV; encoded by the exons ATGACCGTTGAAGAAGCCCGTGACGATGATGAAGTTATAatgggtacgtttcttgttaacaactgCTATGCTACTATTTTATTCGATTCTGgtactgatagaagttatgtgtctattGAATTTTATGCCAtattcactgaaaaaccacaaGTCTTAGATATTAAACATCTCGTAGATTTAGCAAacggtaaggttatgaaagtagtcaaagtttataaaaattGTGACCTGATTCTAGCCAACCAACTCTTTACGATTGACTTActgccagtcgagttaggaagctttgatgtaattgtAGGAATGGATTGGTTAACCCCGTTGAGAGCG GAAGTCGAACTGGAAGAAAAACGAATTGAAGACGTACCGgtggttagagactttcctgaagttTTTTCTAAAGAACTTCCTGGTCTCCCTCCTCAAAGACAGGtcgagtttcaaattgatttaactcctggtgctgcccCTATTGCAACTCAAATTGTATAA